The Pirellulales bacterium region TTCCAATGGGCCTTGCGAAAAACCGGATTTCCATTGCCGGCCGCCGGAAAAGTCGGCTGGCGCGGGTCGCCGACTTGGGTCGACCAAACCAATCGCCCCGTTTCCGCATCGACGGCCATCACCTCGGCGTTGGTGGTGGTCACAATCAGCAGATCGTCGTCGGGCACGACGGCCACGATTTTCGAGCGCATTCCGGCCAGCGGCAACTGCATGAACCACGAGCGCGTCAGCCCGTGCCGCTCGACGAGCGATTGAGGGACCAGAATTTCGCCGACGTTTTCAGCCCGTGTTGGGGTGGCCGATAAAACCGCGGCGGCAAAAAGGGCCAAGCCACAAATCAAAATCCGAGAAACGCGCATGGCGATGCCTCTAGCGAGAGATTTGCCGAGTAGGTCGAGATTCGAAATTCGCGAAATGTACGGACGAGAACGCGGAATGCCGTCCATTCCATCATAATTGGACAATTCTCGACATGGAACAGGGGATGGAGCCGGCCATCGTTGTTTGGGGAATTGTTTGCTACGATACAGCCGCCTGACTCCGGGCCGATTTGTGCTGCATCGTTGCGAACAACGCTCCGGAACCAACCCCCGCTTCTGCCCCAGCCAATTTTTCTAATGAGCGGTCCTGCACTTCTCAGAATGGAGCGCATCGCGAAACGGTTTGGCCGGACCGTTGCGCTTGGCGAGGTGACGCTCGACGTTCGCCTTGCCGAGGTGCATGCGCTGGTCGGCGAGAATGGGGCCGGCAAGTCGACGCTGATGAAAATCCTGGCCGGGGCCGAAATTGCCGATAGCGGGTCGATCGAATTCGCTTGCCGGCCCTTCGCGCCCCGCGAGCCGCGCGATTCGCTCGCCGCCGGCATCGCCATGATCTACCAGGAATTCAATCTGGCCCCGCATTTGTCGGTCGAGGCCAATCTCGTGCTGGGGCGCGAACGGGCGGCCGGGCATGTGTTTATCGCCGGCCCCCTGGCGGCAATTCTCGGCGGTCCGGAGCGGCGGCAATGCCGCGCCATGCTCGATCGGCTCGGAATGCGCGTGCCGCTCGATGCCCGCGTGGGCGATCTGGGCGTGGCCGACCAGCAGATGATCGAAATCGCCAGGGCTTTGCTGGGCGGCGCGCGGTTGGTGATCATGGATGAGCCGACCAGCGCACTCGCGTCGCACGAAGTGCAGCGGTTGTTCGAGATCATCCGGCAACTGCGCGGCGATGGAATCAGCGTCATCTACATCAGCCATTTTCTGGAAGAGCTCGATCAAATCGCCGATCGGCTGACCGTGCTGCGCGATGGGCGGACCATCGCCACCGGCGAACTACGCGACTGGCCGCGGCAGCGAATTATCGAAGCGATGGTCGGCCGCAAGGTTTCGGAAATGTATCCGCGCGTCGAACATGAAATCGGCAAGCCGCTATTGGAAGTCCGCGATTTGGCCGGCCGAAAAGCGCCGCGCCGCGCAAGCCTGACGCTCCATCGTGGCGAAATCCTCGGCCTCGCCGGGCTCGTCGGCGCCGGGCGCACCGAAATGCTGCGCACGCTGTTCGGGCTAGACCCGCGCCGCGGCGGGCAGGCCACGCTCGAGGGCGTGCGCATCGAGCGGTTTACGCCCAGCGATTGGAATGCCCGCGGTGTCGGCATGTTGAGCGAAGATCGCAAGCGCGAGGGCTTGGCTCAAAATCTGTCTTGCATCGCGAATATCACACTGCCGGCGGTCTCGCGCAACTCGCGGTTTGGGTTGGTCGGCCGGCGGAAGGAATATGTCGCGGCAGGGGAAGTCGGCCGCACGCTCAAGATCAAATGGGCGACCCCGCGCCACAATGTTGCATCCCTTAGCGGCGGGAACCAGCAAAAGGTGGCCATGGCTCGGCTCCTATACACCAATGCCGATGTGCTGCTGCTCGACGAGCCGACGCGCGGTATCGACGTCGGCGCGAAAGTGGATCTCTACCGCGCGATCGGCGAATTGGCGCGGCAAGGCAAGGGAATTATCGTGGTCAGTTCGTATTTGCCCGAACTTTTTGGTGTCTGCGATCGGATTGCCGTGATGAGCCGGGGCGTGCTATCCGCGGCAAGGAACATCGGCGAGTGGACGCCCGAAACGGTGATGCACCTCGCCGTCGGCGAATGACCGGTTCAGCAACTTTTTGACTCCAGCCATGCCGAACGACGCGAGCAATTCCGACTTCCCCTCGCCCACTTCGCCGCGTCCCGTTGCGGGGGACGGCGAAGCGGCATTGCACGGATTGCTGCGTTCGCTCGGCAGCGTTGCCGGGCCATTGATCGGGCTGGCGCTCGTGATCCTGATTTTCGGCGCGTGGCAGCCCTACACGTTTCTTTCGGCGAAGGCCTTTCGCAGCGTCTTCGAAAACAACTATCACTATTTGATCGCCGCGATCGGAGCAACTTTTGTCATCATCACCGCCGGCATCGATCTATCGGTGGGCAGCACGATGGGGTTGGCCTCGGTCTGTTGCGCGATGGCCGCCGCGGGGACTCAGTTTCCCGTTTTCGATTGGCAGCGAGCGCTGGTGATCGCCGGCGGAATGGCGCTCTTGGCCGGCCTGTGCGTCGGCGGTTGGACATTGCAACGCGGCTGGCAGCGGCTGCGGGCCCTGCGCTGGGCGGTCGGCTCGGCGGCAGCGGCGGCTATTGCCGGCATTTTGATCTGGCGGCTGTTGGCCGGGGCGACGATAGCGCCGATGCCGGTGTCTGCCGCGCTGCTCGTTGGCGTCGCCGCCGGAGCACTCGTGGGGCTGCTAAACGGCACGTTGATCACCACGCTTTCGCTCCCTCCCTTCATCGTCACATTGGCAACGCTCGGCGCCGTGCGCGGACTGACGCTCTATATCACCGGCGGAATCCCGGTGCCGAACTTGCCCGACAGCGTTTCGCAATTGCACTATGGCACGTGGCTTTTCGGATTGTCGCCGAATCTGTGGATCACGCTTGCCGTCGTCGTGGTGTCGATTCCGCTGTTGCATTTCACCGTGTTCGGCCGATATGCATTCGCGATCGGCTCGAACGAGCGAACGGCCCGGCTGTGCGGCGTACACGTCGAGCGGTGGAAGACGCTTTGCTATATCATCGCCGGCGCGACGGCAGGCCTTGCCGGGGCGATGATGACCGCCACGCTTGGCGGCCGGCCGACGAATTTCGAGGGGCTCGAACTGACGGCGATCGCGGCGGTCGTGATCGGCGGCACGAGCCTGTTCGGGGGCGAGGGAACCGTGGCCGGCAGCATCTTGGGCGTCTTGATGCTCGGATTCTTGAACACCGGCTGCACGATGGCCAGCCTGAGTTCGTATGTGCAGCCGATTTTCATCGGGGCCACGATCGTAATCGCTGCCGCCATCGACCGCTTCCGCCATTTAGGCCGGTGATGCGGCTGCTCGCGGGGCTCCGGCCTGGGCTGGTCGAATCGGCCTTTCAGGCCGAGACGTTCTCGCGGCAAAAACCCCCTCACCCCCGGCCCCTCTCCCGCAGTGGGGAGAGGGGAGAAGACGCGCGACGTCGATCGTGCAGATAAATCGGTTTATCCTGCGCGACGAGTGCGAATTCCCGCCCGGCACCGAGGGAACGATCGTCATCACGGTAGACGGCGACGAGCGGAAAACCCACGGCACGGCGGCGCGGCTTGTCAGGCCAGGCCGCGCAATCGGCCCACGATGAGCGACGCGTTGTGGCCGCCGAAACCAAAACTGTTGCTCATGGCGATCGGCACGTCGCGCTCGCGCGGATGATGCGGCGTGTAGTCGAGGTCGCACTCCGGGTCGGGAGTGTCGAGATTGATCGTCGGCGGGATGATGCCTTTGCCGACCGCCAGAACGCAGAAGATCAATTCCACGCCGCCGCTCGCCCCCAAGAGATGCCCCAATTGGCTCTTCGTGCTGGAAATGCTCAGCTTCTTGGCGTGCGGGCCGAAGATCGTTTTGACGGCCTTCGTTTCCGCCAAATCGCCGAGCGGAGTGCTGGTGCCATGGGCATTGATGTACACGATCTCGTCGGGCGGCAGCCGCGCGTCGGCCAGCGCTCGCTCCATCGCCTTGGCTGCGCCGACGCCGTTTTCATCCGGTGCGGTGATATGGCTGCCATCGGCGCTGGCGCCGTAGCCCAGCAGCTCGGCGTAGATTTTTGCACCGCGGCGGCGGGCGTGTTCGAGTTCTTCGATCACCAGCAGGCCGGCCCCTTCGCCGAGCACGAAGCCGTCGCGATCGCGGTCGAACGGGCGGCTGGCTTTGGTGGGCTCGTCGTTGCGCTCCGAAAGGGCCCGCATGTTCGAGAAGCCGGCGATGCCCATGGGCGTGATGGCGGCTTCGGTGCCGCCGGTGATCATGATGTCGGCTTCATCGCGCTCGATGGTGCGAATGGCATCGCCGATGGCGTTGGCGGCGCTGGCGCAGGCGGTGGCCACGGCGGTGTTCGGGCCGCGGAGGCCATATTCGATCGACACCCAGCCGCTGGCCGCGTTGACCATCAATTTGGGGATCGTGAACGCGGACACTTTATCGGGCCCGCGCAGCACGAGCCGCGAATGCTGGGCTTCAATTTCGTTGAGCCCGCCGATTCCGGAGCCGAGGATCACGCCACAGCGGAAGGGATCTTCGCGCGAGAAATCGAGGCCCGAATCGCGGACCGCATCGATGCCGGCGACGAGGGCGAACTGCGTGAAGCGATCGATTCGCTTCTCGTCTTTGCCGGAGATGTATTCGCCGGGCGACCAATCGTAGATATCGCCGGCGAAGCGGACTTTGTACTGCGTGGTGTCGAACAGGCGCAGCGCATGGATGCCGCTTTCGCCACGCAAAATCCGCTGCCAAAGATCGTCGACCTTCAAGCTCAGCGACGTGACCGCCCCAAGACCGGTTACGACAACCCGCCGTTTCATGCGCACTCGGTCAGGATTGGGTTTTTTCGATATAATCGACGGCCTGGCCGACCGTGGTGATCTTTTCGGCTGCGTCGTCGGGAATATTGATGTCGAACTCTTCTTCGAGTTCCATGACGAGCTCGACGACGTCGAGCGAATCGGCCCCCAGGTCGTTGACGAAGGAGGTTTCGGGTGTAATCTGCTCCTTGTTCACCCCTAGTTGCTCGGCGACGATGTCGATAACGCGTTCTTTGACGGAAGCCACCTTCTGGTTCCTTCTGTTAGTCCGATTTGAGGCCAGGCATGAAGTGCACGCCCGGCCAAAAGGAGCAGCGATTTTCCTACCGCTCCGTGTGCCGCCTTCCTGGTAAGCCCACTAAGATAGAGGAATTCCGCAAGTCAGGTCAAGATATAGCGATTTTCGCCTCTGGTGTCCAGACGGAAGGCTGTGAGGCTTGAGACTGTGAGGCTTGAGGTACGCGGGCATGTCGGACGCTGGCGCGTCCTCACGGGGAAGACTGTGAGGCTGTGAGGGGCGTGAGACTGTGAGGACGCACAAGCGTCCGGCCGTTTCTTCGTCCCTCAAAGCCTCGCGTCCCTCAAAGCCTCGCGTCCCTCAAAGCCTCACAGCCAAAGCCTCATAGCCTAACGCCTCATAGCCTTCTACACTGCAAATCCGCCGTCGACCACCAGCACTTGGCCGGTCACGTAGCCGCTGGCCGGCGAGGCGAAATAGAGCACCGCATCGGCAACTTCTTCCACTTGGCCCATCCGCTTGGCGGGAATCATCCGCTTGGTGATTTCTTCCAGCATCACCGGGCCAAGCGCGGCGGTCATTTCGGTATCGATGAACCCCGGGGCCACGACGTTCACCGTCACCTTGCGGCTGGCCAATTCGCGAGCCACGGTGCGCGTGAATCCGATCACGGCCGCCTTCGAGGCCGAATAATTCGCTTGCCCCGGATTGCCCCGCAGCCCGGAAACGCTCGAAATATTGATGATCCGGCCGTAGCGAGCCTGCATCATCGGCCGTGTCGCGGCGCGGGTGAACAGGAATGTGCCACGCAGGTTCGTATTCAAAACTTCGTCCCATTGCTGGTCGGTCATCCGCGGCAGCAGCGTATCTCGGGTCACACCGGCGTTGTTGACCAAAATATCCAATCGGCCCCAGCCGTCGGCAATCGAATCGACGAGCTTTTGCACCGCTTCGCCATCGGTGACATCGCCGGGCACGGCCTCGGCCGACCCGCCCGCGGCTTGGATCGCTTGCACCGTTTCGGCAAGCTTGTCGACGTTTCGAGCCACGCAGGCGATGCGCGCCCCGCAGCGACCGAGGGCCTCGGCAATCGATCGGCCGATGCCGCGCGATGCCCCGGTCACCAGGGCGACTTGCCCAGCCAGATCGACGGTGAGGCGGGGAACGGGAGCATTGGGATCAACGGGTTTCTTGCTCATCGTGATGGCTCAATTTTTGTAGGTCAGGCTTTCCGGCCTGACAAAGAACCGTGAGAACCGGATAGCATTCTCGTTCCTTGCGGCAATTCGCGTCAGGCTGAACAGCCTGACCTACTGATCGAACGTGCCGTGGCACGGAATCTTGCGCTCGATGCGCTTCAGCAGTCCCCGCAGCACGCGGCCCGGCCCTACTTCATAGAATTCATCGCAGCCGCTGGCAAGTAGCGCGCGCTGCGAATCCTCCCATAATACGGGGCTGACCACCTGCCGCACCAGCAAATTGCGGATCTCTTGCGGGTCGTCGTGGATTTGCGCGTCGACATTCGACACGACCGCAATCCGCGGCCGCCGAATCGGCGCCTCGGCTAAGGCTGCCGCCAATCGCTCGACGGCCGGCTGCATGATCGACGTGTGAAACGCGCCCGCCACGGCCAGCGGCACTGCCCGCATCGCACCCGCCGCCGTTGCCATCTCGGCCACTCGGGCACAGGCTGCCTTGGTGCCCGAAACGGCGATATTCCCTGGGCACAACAGGTTGGCCACTTGCAAAAGCTCGCCCCCGCTGGCGTCGGCACACAGTTGTTCCACCGCCACGCGATCCAGGCCCAAAATGCTCACCATGCCGCTGGGCATTCGGTCGGCCGCGTCTTGCATGGCTTCGCCGCGTGTTTGCACGACACGCAATCCATCTTCGAATTCGATTGCGCCCGCGAAAACCAGTGCCGTGTATTCGCCGAGGCTCAGTCCGGCAGCCGCCTGGCAGTTTTCCACCGCTGCGGGATTGCCGGCTTTCAGCGATTCAACGGCCGCCAAGCCGGCGACGAACAGAGCCGGCTGGCTATGCACGGTCGAATCGAGCGCGTGCGCCGGGCCCTCGAAGCAGATTTTCGCCAGATCGTAGCCCAACAGCGAGTTGGCCCGATCGAACAGCGCCCGGGCGGCCGGCAGCGACTCGGCCAATTGCCGCCCCATGCCGACCGTTTGCGCCCCTTGGCCCGGAAAGAGGAATGCGATTTTGCTCAAAGCAGCGGAGGGGTTAGGGGCCGCGGGATGCGATCCAGCACGGGCACGGCGCGAAACCGCAAGCGAGCTACCCCGTCGATTGGCATCGGGGCTCGCTTGCGGTTTCGCGCAGTCGAATAGCCCAGGCCCCCGGGGTCATTCCTTGATTTCAACGACGGTGCGGCCCATGTATAGGCCGCATTTGGGGCAAATCATGTGCGTCGGCACAGCGGTGCTGCACTGCCGGCAATAGGTCAGTTGCCGCGGCTTCTTGGCATCGTGGGCCCGCCGGCTACCGGTTTTGGAATTCGACTGTCTGCGCTTTGGAACGGCCATGATCGCTCACCCAACCTGAAATCCCCCGGTCGCATTCCGCCGGGAAAATGCAAACCGCCCAATCTAAACGCGGGCTACGGGGGTGTCAAGGCGGTGAGAGGCATCGACGAAAGTTAACATCGCTCGCCGTTTCCGGTTCCGTCGGTAGGACGATCGCCCATTTGAAGCGTGCAACGAGGGGCCTATAATCCGCGTTAGAAGAGAGAAGAGGAGCGTGGTCCATGAACCGCAGTGATCGGCTTCAAGTGGGGGCCGTTAATTATTTGAATACCAAACCGCTGGTCTACCGGCTCGATCGGCTCGCGCCGCAGGCGCAAATTGTGTTCGATTTGCCGAGCCGGTTGGCCGATCGGCTGGCGGCCGGCAGTTTGGATGTGGCCCTGATTCCGTCGGTCGAGTTTTTTCAGAATCCCGATTATCGGATCGTGTCGGATGCTTGTATCGCCTGCCGCGGGCCCGTGTTGAGCGTAAAGCTGTTTAGCCGCGTCGCGCCCGAGCGGAT contains the following coding sequences:
- a CDS encoding sugar ABC transporter ATP-binding protein, coding for MSGPALLRMERIAKRFGRTVALGEVTLDVRLAEVHALVGENGAGKSTLMKILAGAEIADSGSIEFACRPFAPREPRDSLAAGIAMIYQEFNLAPHLSVEANLVLGRERAAGHVFIAGPLAAILGGPERRQCRAMLDRLGMRVPLDARVGDLGVADQQMIEIARALLGGARLVIMDEPTSALASHEVQRLFEIIRQLRGDGISVIYISHFLEELDQIADRLTVLRDGRTIATGELRDWPRQRIIEAMVGRKVSEMYPRVEHEIGKPLLEVRDLAGRKAPRRASLTLHRGEILGLAGLVGAGRTEMLRTLFGLDPRRGGQATLEGVRIERFTPSDWNARGVGMLSEDRKREGLAQNLSCIANITLPAVSRNSRFGLVGRRKEYVAAGEVGRTLKIKWATPRHNVASLSGGNQQKVAMARLLYTNADVLLLDEPTRGIDVGAKVDLYRAIGELARQGKGIIVVSSYLPELFGVCDRIAVMSRGVLSAARNIGEWTPETVMHLAVGE
- a CDS encoding ABC transporter permease; the protein is MPNDASNSDFPSPTSPRPVAGDGEAALHGLLRSLGSVAGPLIGLALVILIFGAWQPYTFLSAKAFRSVFENNYHYLIAAIGATFVIITAGIDLSVGSTMGLASVCCAMAAAGTQFPVFDWQRALVIAGGMALLAGLCVGGWTLQRGWQRLRALRWAVGSAAAAAIAGILIWRLLAGATIAPMPVSAALLVGVAAGALVGLLNGTLITTLSLPPFIVTLATLGAVRGLTLYITGGIPVPNLPDSVSQLHYGTWLFGLSPNLWITLAVVVVSIPLLHFTVFGRYAFAIGSNERTARLCGVHVERWKTLCYIIAGATAGLAGAMMTATLGGRPTNFEGLELTAIAAVVIGGTSLFGGEGTVAGSILGVLMLGFLNTGCTMASLSSYVQPIFIGATIVIAAAIDRFRHLGR
- the fabF gene encoding beta-ketoacyl-ACP synthase II encodes the protein MKRRVVVTGLGAVTSLSLKVDDLWQRILRGESGIHALRLFDTTQYKVRFAGDIYDWSPGEYISGKDEKRIDRFTQFALVAGIDAVRDSGLDFSREDPFRCGVILGSGIGGLNEIEAQHSRLVLRGPDKVSAFTIPKLMVNAASGWVSIEYGLRGPNTAVATACASAANAIGDAIRTIERDEADIMITGGTEAAITPMGIAGFSNMRALSERNDEPTKASRPFDRDRDGFVLGEGAGLLVIEELEHARRRGAKIYAELLGYGASADGSHITAPDENGVGAAKAMERALADARLPPDEIVYINAHGTSTPLGDLAETKAVKTIFGPHAKKLSISSTKSQLGHLLGASGGVELIFCVLAVGKGIIPPTINLDTPDPECDLDYTPHHPRERDVPIAMSNSFGFGGHNASLIVGRLRGLA
- the acpP gene encoding acyl carrier protein, producing the protein MASVKERVIDIVAEQLGVNKEQITPETSFVNDLGADSLDVVELVMELEEEFDINIPDDAAEKITTVGQAVDYIEKTQS
- the fabG gene encoding 3-oxoacyl-[acyl-carrier-protein] reductase, producing the protein MSKKPVDPNAPVPRLTVDLAGQVALVTGASRGIGRSIAEALGRCGARIACVARNVDKLAETVQAIQAAGGSAEAVPGDVTDGEAVQKLVDSIADGWGRLDILVNNAGVTRDTLLPRMTDQQWDEVLNTNLRGTFLFTRAATRPMMQARYGRIINISSVSGLRGNPGQANYSASKAAVIGFTRTVARELASRKVTVNVVAPGFIDTEMTAALGPVMLEEITKRMIPAKRMGQVEEVADAVLYFASPASGYVTGQVLVVDGGFAV
- the fabD gene encoding ACP S-malonyltransferase, producing the protein MSKIAFLFPGQGAQTVGMGRQLAESLPAARALFDRANSLLGYDLAKICFEGPAHALDSTVHSQPALFVAGLAAVESLKAGNPAAVENCQAAAGLSLGEYTALVFAGAIEFEDGLRVVQTRGEAMQDAADRMPSGMVSILGLDRVAVEQLCADASGGELLQVANLLCPGNIAVSGTKAACARVAEMATAAGAMRAVPLAVAGAFHTSIMQPAVERLAAALAEAPIRRPRIAVVSNVDAQIHDDPQEIRNLLVRQVVSPVLWEDSQRALLASGCDEFYEVGPGRVLRGLLKRIERKIPCHGTFDQ
- the rpmF gene encoding 50S ribosomal protein L32, which gives rise to MAVPKRRQSNSKTGSRRAHDAKKPRQLTYCRQCSTAVPTHMICPKCGLYMGRTVVEIKE